Proteins encoded by one window of Halobaculum halobium:
- a CDS encoding DUF2249 domain-containing protein codes for MPAETLDVRDIPPAKRHPTIHDAFADLDAGESLELVNDHDPQPLFYEFDAEVDDFDADGYEVEQRGPGEFVARLPKE; via the coding sequence ATGCCAGCAGAGACGCTCGACGTTCGTGACATCCCGCCCGCGAAGCGCCACCCGACCATCCACGACGCGTTCGCCGACCTCGACGCCGGCGAGTCGCTGGAACTGGTAAACGACCACGACCCGCAGCCGCTGTTCTACGAGTTCGACGCCGAGGTCGACGACTTCGACGCCGACGGCTACGAGGTCGAACAGCGCGGTCCCGGCGAGTTCGTCGCACGGCTCCCGAAGGAATAA
- a CDS encoding acyl-CoA thioesterase translates to MTTISETYIENRERIQPNDTNNYDTAHGGNVAKWMDEVGAMSAMRHAGETCVTARINSLDFERPIPRGDVCVIESYAYATGRTSIRVRLRAFREDPRTGDRERTTESYFVFVAVDDEMRPTPVPDLRVGGDRCRELRDEALAGENNG, encoded by the coding sequence GTGACGACGATCAGCGAGACGTACATCGAGAACCGGGAGCGTATCCAACCGAACGACACGAACAACTACGACACGGCCCACGGCGGGAACGTCGCGAAGTGGATGGACGAGGTCGGCGCGATGTCGGCGATGCGTCACGCGGGCGAGACGTGCGTCACCGCCCGGATCAACAGCCTCGACTTCGAGCGACCGATCCCCCGCGGCGACGTCTGCGTCATCGAGTCGTACGCGTACGCGACTGGACGAACCTCGATCCGCGTTCGACTGCGCGCGTTCCGCGAGGACCCGCGGACCGGCGACCGCGAGCGAACGACCGAGTCGTACTTCGTGTTCGTCGCGGTCGACGACGAGATGCGCCCGACGCCGGTTCCGGACCTGCGGGTCGGCGGTGACCGGTGTCGCGAACTCCGCGACGAGGCGCTCGCGGGCGAGAACAACGGGTAG
- a CDS encoding DUF7261 family protein, with protein sequence MSDRTGRRNRAQLVLLAAAVAAAALVPMALAYLTLGAHPDVAATADRDTPGEDALRALDRAVTSASTAVSGYQWSERERAVAAFDGALAADVRGIETARLSETVAVDVTRNGTAATAWATANCPRGPNRAFGACEAVDGVVVQERAGETTLLAVGFDVRVTEPEGSASMTAVLAVG encoded by the coding sequence GTGAGCGACCGAACCGGACGGCGCAACCGCGCACAGTTGGTGCTACTCGCGGCGGCCGTCGCCGCCGCCGCGCTGGTTCCGATGGCGCTCGCGTACCTCACGCTCGGCGCACACCCGGACGTGGCTGCGACCGCCGACCGCGACACGCCGGGCGAGGACGCGCTTCGAGCGCTCGATCGAGCGGTGACGAGCGCCTCGACCGCTGTCAGTGGCTATCAGTGGAGCGAGCGCGAGCGGGCGGTCGCGGCGTTCGACGGCGCGCTCGCCGCCGACGTGCGCGGGATCGAGACCGCCCGGCTCTCGGAGACGGTCGCCGTCGACGTGACTCGAAACGGGACAGCGGCGACGGCGTGGGCGACCGCGAACTGCCCGCGTGGCCCGAATCGCGCGTTCGGTGCCTGCGAGGCGGTCGACGGCGTCGTCGTGCAAGAGCGCGCAGGCGAGACGACCCTACTCGCGGTCGGGTTCGACGTGCGCGTGACCGAACCCGAGGGCAGCGCGTCGATGACCGCCGTGCTTGCGGTCGGCTGA
- a CDS encoding DUF7262 family protein, with the protein MDRARRADRVRAASGDRAQLSLPVVEAAVGVAFLLAVAASFGLALPAPGTAEAQLDAYAADAGTVLTEEPPRHVGDTRLGEVSRSPAAFERERGALRDRVRRILGDNLLFRVETPHGAVGFERPNGVATGRASVATAGGEVVLWVWYA; encoded by the coding sequence ATGGACCGGGCGCGTCGCGCGGACCGGGTGCGCGCGGCCAGCGGCGATCGCGCCCAACTCTCGCTTCCCGTCGTCGAGGCCGCCGTCGGCGTCGCGTTCCTGCTTGCGGTCGCGGCGTCGTTCGGACTGGCGCTGCCCGCGCCGGGGACCGCGGAGGCGCAACTCGACGCGTACGCCGCCGACGCCGGGACCGTGCTCACCGAGGAGCCGCCGAGACACGTCGGCGACACGCGACTCGGTGAGGTGAGCCGATCGCCGGCGGCGTTCGAGCGCGAGCGCGGCGCGCTGCGAGACCGGGTGCGTCGGATCCTCGGAGACAACCTCCTGTTTCGCGTGGAGACGCCGCACGGCGCGGTCGGATTCGAGCGACCGAACGGCGTGGCAACCGGTCGCGCGTCGGTCGCGACTGCCGGCGGTGAAGTCGTGCTGTGGGTGTGGTACGCGTGA
- a CDS encoding DUF2249 domain-containing protein gives MAHADTDADGTSAGTEAGSAIDADAPRVLDVRETDAPPFEPITSALADLEGDGTLVIVNSFEPEPLYAELDRLGFTYRATRAGENEWRVTVERE, from the coding sequence ATGGCCCACGCCGACACCGATGCCGACGGTACCAGCGCCGGAACTGAGGCCGGATCCGCCATCGACGCCGACGCACCCCGCGTGCTCGACGTGCGCGAGACCGACGCGCCGCCGTTCGAGCCCATCACGAGCGCGCTGGCCGACCTCGAGGGCGACGGGACACTGGTAATCGTCAACAGCTTCGAGCCCGAGCCGCTGTATGCGGAACTCGATCGACTGGGGTTCACCTACCGGGCCACGCGGGCGGGCGAGAACGAGTGGCGCGTCACCGTCGAACGCGAGTGA
- a CDS encoding CaiB/BaiF CoA transferase family protein: protein MSDTDTDSPSTQGKMLEGVKVLDLSTFVTGGFSSAMLANLGAEVIKVEQPGYGDAIRHSGPPFIQGESPYYWTVNYGKQSLELDLKNDRAKEAFYELVEHADVVVQNYRPGTAERLDIDYDTLSEYNDQLIYLAISAFGQTGPWAKRSGYDLLIQGMSGLMSVTGEEGRQPVKVGVPMTDLITGMWAGFGAMASLYRREQTGEGEYIDLGMLEATLPWLTKQAGMVFADEEPRRMGTKDPVLAPYQTFETEDGYINVCILNEKLWHELCAVIDREDLPADDRFAQNADRVEHQDALEAEIEATLTEKTTDEWIEIIAEEGGVPAGPVYEVEEALNNPQVDARGAVSEIEHPELGEIPVIEHPLKFANGESGFDRAPPLLGEHNREVFAELGYSEAELDELEAAGIFGDADAADSDDATGADGDGSDDS, encoded by the coding sequence ATGTCCGACACCGACACCGATTCACCATCGACGCAGGGGAAGATGCTGGAGGGCGTGAAGGTCCTCGATCTATCGACGTTCGTGACCGGCGGGTTCAGCTCGGCGATGCTCGCCAACCTCGGGGCGGAGGTGATCAAAGTCGAACAGCCGGGGTACGGCGACGCGATCCGTCACTCGGGGCCGCCGTTCATCCAAGGCGAGTCGCCCTACTACTGGACGGTGAACTACGGCAAGCAGAGCCTCGAACTCGACTTGAAGAACGACCGCGCCAAGGAGGCGTTCTACGAGTTGGTCGAGCACGCCGACGTGGTCGTCCAGAACTACCGCCCGGGCACCGCCGAGCGGCTCGACATCGACTACGACACGCTCTCTGAGTACAACGACCAACTCATCTACCTCGCGATATCCGCGTTCGGGCAGACCGGCCCCTGGGCGAAGCGCTCGGGGTACGACCTGCTCATCCAGGGGATGAGCGGCCTGATGAGCGTCACCGGCGAGGAGGGTCGCCAGCCGGTGAAGGTCGGCGTCCCGATGACCGACCTGATCACGGGGATGTGGGCGGGCTTCGGCGCGATGGCCTCGCTGTACCGCCGCGAACAGACGGGCGAGGGCGAGTACATCGATCTGGGAATGTTGGAGGCGACGCTGCCGTGGCTCACGAAGCAGGCCGGCATGGTCTTCGCCGACGAGGAGCCCAGGCGCATGGGGACGAAGGACCCCGTCCTCGCCCCCTATCAGACGTTCGAGACGGAGGACGGGTACATCAACGTCTGCATCCTCAACGAGAAGCTGTGGCACGAACTGTGTGCGGTGATCGACCGCGAGGACCTCCCGGCGGACGACCGGTTCGCGCAGAACGCCGACCGCGTCGAACACCAGGACGCCCTCGAAGCCGAGATCGAGGCGACGCTCACCGAGAAGACGACCGACGAGTGGATCGAGATCATCGCCGAGGAGGGCGGCGTCCCCGCCGGCCCGGTGTACGAGGTCGAGGAGGCGCTGAACAACCCGCAGGTCGACGCCCGCGGCGCCGTCTCGGAGATCGAACACCCAGAGTTAGGTGAGATACCGGTGATCGAGCACCCGCTGAAGTTCGCCAACGGCGAGAGCGGCTTCGACCGGGCGCCGCCGCTGCTCGGCGAGCACAACCGCGAGGTGTTCGCGGAGCTGGGCTACTCCGAGGCGGAACTCGACGAACTGGAGGCGGCGGGGATCTTCGGCGATGCCGACGCCGCGGACAGCGACGACGCGACCGGAGCGGACGGCGACGGCAGCGACGACAGCTAA
- a CDS encoding DUF6498-containing protein, protein MRSGRSDRSISRSGPIAVLASNLLTPIGVLALGWSTTVLLGVFALDVIAGVWWAIPKIPFAAKRPNNALDDDSRLFGPFQTARGAIALPGPFPPVYLRNLPTLVVTACVLAPLETVVAFVVFALPDPTITDAVAGQLLLGGLAVVAGRGYETWADYFRGGGYRDHSPRSVLLGPFMHLFAVGALVFVAGGLAGSGLAGDAVLGLVVLGKFAFDVRTLQIERDPERRGWFYRLYGSAETEIDPEPVAVPDGDPLATVRPPRRVAVADAAFRGLTYSLSSAVLVAWGGVGFFAGIGAWSLMPWPALALLAFVGVRAAGRYLAYGTVEYRAYDGVLVVYDRLLSEPRARLEGTAVTDASVERDPVDRAFDTRTLAVDGADDDPGSDIGLTVPDPEEVNDDDANANRSLRVVHVADPTPIAEALGAAWHLER, encoded by the coding sequence GTGCGATCCGGCCGCTCCGATCGCTCCATCTCGCGATCCGGTCCCATCGCGGTGCTCGCGTCGAACCTCCTCACCCCGATCGGCGTCCTCGCGCTCGGGTGGTCGACGACGGTCCTGCTGGGCGTGTTCGCCCTCGACGTGATCGCCGGCGTCTGGTGGGCGATCCCGAAGATACCCTTCGCGGCCAAGCGACCGAACAACGCGCTCGACGACGACTCGCGGCTGTTCGGGCCGTTCCAGACCGCGCGCGGAGCGATCGCGCTCCCCGGACCGTTCCCGCCGGTGTACCTCCGGAACCTCCCGACGCTGGTCGTGACCGCGTGCGTCCTCGCCCCGCTGGAGACGGTCGTCGCGTTCGTCGTGTTCGCGCTGCCGGATCCAACGATCACCGACGCCGTGGCCGGACAGCTGCTGCTGGGCGGGCTGGCCGTGGTCGCCGGGCGCGGGTACGAAACGTGGGCGGACTACTTCCGCGGCGGCGGGTACCGCGATCACTCCCCGCGGTCGGTGCTCCTGGGCCCGTTCATGCACCTGTTCGCCGTCGGAGCGCTCGTGTTCGTCGCCGGGGGGCTCGCGGGGTCGGGCCTCGCCGGCGACGCCGTGCTCGGACTCGTCGTCCTGGGCAAGTTTGCGTTCGACGTCCGGACGCTCCAGATCGAGCGCGACCCCGAGCGGCGCGGGTGGTTCTACCGGCTCTACGGGAGCGCCGAGACGGAGATCGACCCCGAACCGGTCGCGGTGCCGGATGGCGACCCGCTCGCGACCGTGCGGCCGCCTCGTCGCGTCGCCGTCGCCGACGCGGCGTTCCGCGGGCTCACGTACTCGCTGTCGAGCGCGGTGCTCGTGGCGTGGGGCGGCGTCGGCTTCTTCGCCGGCATCGGGGCGTGGTCGCTGATGCCCTGGCCCGCCCTCGCGCTGCTCGCGTTCGTCGGGGTCCGGGCCGCCGGGCGATATCTCGCCTACGGAACCGTCGAGTACCGCGCCTACGACGGCGTACTCGTGGTGTACGATCGCCTGCTCAGCGAGCCGCGAGCGCGGCTCGAGGGCACCGCCGTGACCGATGCGAGCGTCGAGCGCGACCCGGTCGACCGCGCGTTCGACACCCGGACGCTGGCCGTCGACGGCGCCGACGACGATCCCGGGTCCGATATCGGTCTGACGGTGCCCGATCCCGAGGAGGTGAACGACGACGACGCGAACGCGAACCGATCGCTGCGAGTCGTCCACGTCGCCGACCCGACGCCGATCGCCGAGGCGCTCGGTGCCGCGTGGCACCTAGAGCGGTAA
- a CDS encoding bacteriorhodopsin translates to MAVATPNGGLPLQVTQSEVFSRIQGDVLLSSSLWANIALAGLSALLFVYMGRRVSSPRAKLIWGATLMIPLVSISSYTGLVSGLTVGLIEMPAGHALAGEEVLSQWGRYLTWALSTPMILLALGLLADVDEGSLFTVIAADIAMCITGLAAALVTSSYLLRWVFYLISCAFFAVVLYALLTEWASAATAAGTGEIFDTLRALTVVLWLGYPIVWALGVEGFAVIQSVGLTSWAYSGLDILAKYVFAFLLLRWVAANEGTVAAPSTAPSTAPADD, encoded by the coding sequence ATAGCAGTCGCAACTCCGAACGGCGGACTCCCGTTGCAGGTAACACAGTCAGAGGTGTTCTCCCGGATCCAAGGTGACGTGCTGTTGAGTTCCTCGCTCTGGGCGAATATCGCGCTCGCGGGGCTGTCCGCGCTCCTGTTCGTGTACATGGGACGACGGGTGTCCTCGCCCAGGGCGAAGCTGATCTGGGGGGCGACCCTGATGATCCCGCTGGTGTCGATCTCCAGTTACACGGGCCTCGTCTCCGGGCTCACGGTGGGACTGATCGAGATGCCCGCTGGCCACGCGCTCGCCGGCGAGGAGGTGCTGAGCCAGTGGGGGCGATACCTCACGTGGGCGCTGTCGACGCCGATGATCCTCCTCGCGCTCGGCCTGCTCGCCGACGTCGACGAGGGGAGCCTGTTCACGGTCATCGCCGCAGACATCGCCATGTGTATCACCGGGCTGGCGGCCGCACTCGTCACCTCGTCGTACCTCCTGCGGTGGGTGTTCTATCTGATCAGCTGTGCGTTCTTCGCGGTGGTGCTGTACGCCCTGCTGACCGAGTGGGCCAGCGCCGCGACCGCCGCGGGAACCGGCGAGATCTTCGACACCCTGCGGGCGTTGACGGTCGTACTGTGGCTCGGCTACCCGATCGTGTGGGCGCTCGGCGTCGAGGGGTTCGCCGTCATCCAGTCGGTCGGACTCACCTCGTGGGCGTACTCGGGGCTGGACATCCTTGCGAAGTACGTGTTCGCGTTCCTGCTGCTGCGGTGGGTCGCGGCCAACGAGGGAACCGTCGCCGCTCCCAGCACTGCCCCGAGTACGGCTCCCGCCGACGACTGA
- a CDS encoding DUF7263 family protein → MTRRENVLNASALDALTVERLVALVPPLTDTTFVVRLDGRAVVDRGDPTDGSSFRRIVLVSAVDERTRTVAAESAVTLPRRTDRVRLAFGEADVETVRANGRVLLHRPGGLRGAETVSVSRSETLTLSFDANATGPVEVTTAPERIRKATLEVTVDA, encoded by the coding sequence ACCCGCCGCGAGAACGTTCTGAACGCCAGTGCGCTCGATGCGCTCACCGTCGAGCGACTGGTCGCGCTCGTGCCGCCGCTGACGGACACCACATTCGTCGTTCGTCTCGACGGTCGAGCGGTCGTCGACCGTGGCGATCCGACCGACGGCAGTTCGTTCCGCCGGATCGTTCTCGTCTCGGCGGTCGACGAGCGCACCCGAACCGTCGCCGCCGAGAGCGCGGTGACGCTCCCGCGGCGAACCGACCGCGTGCGGCTCGCCTTCGGCGAGGCGGACGTGGAGACGGTTCGCGCGAACGGACGGGTTCTCCTCCATCGACCGGGTGGACTCCGCGGTGCTGAAACAGTGTCCGTGAGCCGATCGGAGACGCTCACGCTCTCGTTCGACGCGAACGCGACCGGACCGGTCGAGGTGACCACCGCCCCGGAGCGCATCCGAAAGGCGACCCTGGAGGTGACGGTCGATGCGTGA